In Chloroflexota bacterium, a single genomic region encodes these proteins:
- a CDS encoding YvcK family protein, protein MRFFARLKRPSWKWLYVGLGVKRWLVLLILGITMLGLGFAYLLINIYREARMPDAFYYMTLQFIPREVRGALMGLLGIALVAVALVKLNQSLLSPFITDETDLIETLYRQRARRHGPKIVALGGGTGLSTLLRGLKEHTDQLTAIVTVADDGGSSGRLRRDLGVLPPGDFRQCIAALADSEPLMTQLFQYRFGEGAGLDGHSFGNLFIAAMAGVTGNFERALLESSRVLAVRGRILPSTLQSVTLCADLREPMSNGSTHVAGESEISHQGKPIERVYLEPEHVPAYPDAVRAILDADLVIAGPGSLYTSVIPNLLVEDIQRALHASKAAKVYVCNVATQPGETDAFTVHDHWDALTQHVGAQVFTHVIANRNWNVNFPAHTSSQLVRLRDEKPSAFRVTLADLVDEGKPWRHDPHKLAKVVLQWYDNNTKHTRAI, encoded by the coding sequence ATGCGTTTTTTTGCGCGTCTCAAGCGCCCCAGTTGGAAATGGTTGTATGTGGGGCTAGGGGTCAAACGCTGGCTCGTGTTGCTGATCCTCGGCATCACGATGCTGGGTTTGGGTTTCGCCTACCTGCTCATCAACATTTATCGCGAAGCGCGCATGCCGGACGCGTTCTACTACATGACGCTGCAATTCATTCCGCGCGAGGTGCGCGGCGCTCTGATGGGCTTGCTCGGCATCGCGTTGGTCGCCGTCGCGCTCGTCAAACTGAATCAGTCGCTCCTCTCGCCGTTCATCACCGACGAGACTGATCTGATCGAAACGTTGTATCGCCAACGCGCGCGGCGACACGGTCCGAAAATCGTCGCGCTGGGCGGTGGCACCGGACTTTCGACGCTGTTGCGCGGATTGAAAGAACACACCGATCAACTCACCGCGATTGTCACGGTCGCCGACGACGGCGGCAGTTCAGGACGCTTGCGCCGCGACCTGGGTGTGTTGCCGCCCGGCGATTTTCGCCAGTGCATCGCCGCGCTCGCCGATTCGGAACCGTTGATGACCCAGTTGTTCCAGTACCGCTTCGGCGAAGGCGCGGGACTCGACGGGCATTCGTTCGGCAATTTGTTTATCGCCGCGATGGCGGGCGTGACCGGCAATTTTGAACGCGCTTTACTCGAATCATCGCGCGTGCTCGCGGTGCGAGGACGCATTCTCCCTTCGACATTGCAGAGTGTGACGCTGTGCGCCGATCTGCGCGAGCCGATGTCGAATGGCAGCACGCACGTCGCAGGCGAATCGGAAATTTCGCATCAGGGCAAACCGATCGAGCGCGTGTATCTCGAACCCGAACACGTTCCGGCATATCCCGATGCGGTGCGCGCAATTCTCGACGCCGACCTCGTCATCGCAGGACCGGGTAGTCTGTACACGAGCGTTATTCCGAATTTACTTGTCGAAGATATTCAGCGCGCGCTCCACGCCTCGAAAGCCGCGAAGGTGTACGTGTGCAACGTCGCGACCCAGCCCGGCGAAACGGACGCGTTCACGGTTCACGATCACTGGGACGCGCTGACACAACACGTCGGCGCGCAAGTTTTCACGCACGTCATCGCCAATCGCAATTGGAACGTGAATTTTCCCGCGCACACGTCCAGCCAATTGGTTCGTCTGCGCGACGAGAAACCGAGCGCGTTTCGCGTGACGCTCGCCGATCTCGTGGACGAAGGAAAACCCTGGCGACACGATCCGCACAAACTAGCCAAAGTGGTCTTGCAGTGGTACGACAACAATACAAAACACACGCGCGCGATTTGA
- the gap gene encoding type I glyceraldehyde-3-phosphate dehydrogenase, which produces MATKIGINGFGRIGRLVFRTIKARVADKLDVIAVNDLFDPATNAHLLKYDSTYGAYAGTVAAQDGNLVVDGKTIKVCAEKDLNAIKWAELGAEIVIESTGLFTDATKSVGHITSGGAKKVIISAPAKNEDITIVLGVNDDKYDPAKHRMISNASCTTNGLAPVAKVLNDKFGIEKGLLTTVHAYTNTQKLQDLGAKDLRDARAAAQNIVPSETGAAKAVGLVIPELKGKFGGMAFRVPTPTVSVVDFTAILNKEASKEAIREAMLEYAAGPMKGILDVTDEPLVSSDLRGTTFSSVYSSMDTLVIGNMVKVVAWYDNEWGYACRVVDLVAMVASKL; this is translated from the coding sequence ATGGCAACAAAAATCGGCATTAATGGTTTCGGTCGAATCGGGCGCTTGGTTTTCCGCACGATCAAGGCGCGCGTGGCGGACAAGCTTGACGTGATCGCCGTCAACGACTTGTTCGATCCCGCGACGAACGCACACCTGCTCAAGTATGATTCGACGTATGGCGCGTATGCCGGCACCGTCGCCGCGCAAGATGGCAACCTGGTCGTGGATGGCAAAACGATCAAGGTCTGCGCCGAAAAAGATTTGAACGCAATCAAGTGGGCTGAACTTGGCGCGGAGATTGTGATCGAATCCACCGGCTTGTTCACCGACGCGACGAAATCGGTGGGGCACATTACGTCGGGCGGCGCGAAAAAAGTGATCATCAGCGCGCCGGCGAAGAACGAAGACATTACGATTGTCTTGGGTGTCAATGATGACAAATACGATCCCGCCAAACATCGGATGATCTCGAACGCGTCCTGCACGACAAACGGACTCGCGCCGGTCGCCAAAGTGCTTAACGACAAATTCGGCATCGAAAAAGGTTTGCTGACGACGGTGCACGCGTACACGAACACGCAGAAACTGCAAGACCTGGGCGCAAAAGATTTGCGCGATGCGCGCGCCGCCGCGCAAAACATCGTCCCGTCCGAAACCGGCGCGGCAAAAGCCGTCGGTCTCGTGATTCCGGAACTCAAAGGCAAATTCGGCGGCATGGCATTCCGCGTGCCAACGCCGACCGTTTCAGTCGTGGACTTTACCGCGATCTTGAACAAGGAAGCGAGCAAGGAAGCAATCCGCGAGGCGATGCTTGAATACGCGGCGGGTCCGATGAAAGGCATCCTCGATGTGACCGACGAGCCGCTCGTTTCATCCGATTTGCGCGGCACGACGTTCTCATCCGTGTACAGTTCGATGGACACGCTCGTCATCGGCAACATGGTCAAGGTCGTCGCGTGGTACGACAACGAGTGGGGTTATGCCTGCCGCGTCGTGGATTTGGTCGCGATGGTGGCGTCGAAACTCTAG
- a CDS encoding phosphoglycerate kinase, whose protein sequence is MNKKSIRDIALKNKRALVRVDFNVPLDDKGQVTDDTRIVASLPTIQYMVEQGAKVILCSHLGRPKGKDQKFSLRPVATRLEQLLGKPVTFVSDCIGQPVQRVVEAMNAGDVVLLENVRFYPEEEKNDPEFAKKLAAFGDVYVNDAFGSAHRAHASTEGVTKSLPGVAGFLMEKELAYLGKALANPAKPFVAILGGAKVSDKIKVIENLLPKVDSLLIGGGMANTFLAAKGLNLGQSLVEADKLDTARALIEKGGTKIVLPVDGVIADKFDKDAAKKVVDVSAVPSDWRVLDVGPRTIDAFAKILGDAKTVVWNGPLGVFEMPAFAKGTVEIAKRLASSGATTIIGGGDSAAAVEQAGVADKMTHISTGGGASLEFLEGRVLPGVAALQDK, encoded by the coding sequence ATGAACAAAAAATCAATTCGTGACATTGCGCTTAAAAATAAACGCGCGCTCGTGCGCGTGGATTTCAACGTGCCGCTCGACGACAAAGGTCAAGTGACCGACGATACGCGGATTGTCGCCTCGCTCCCGACGATCCAGTACATGGTCGAGCAAGGCGCGAAAGTGATCCTGTGCTCGCACCTGGGACGACCCAAGGGCAAGGACCAGAAATTTTCGTTGCGCCCGGTCGCGACGCGCTTGGAGCAACTGCTTGGCAAGCCGGTGACGTTTGTGAGCGATTGTATCGGTCAGCCGGTGCAACGCGTCGTCGAAGCGATGAACGCGGGCGATGTGGTTTTGCTGGAGAACGTGCGGTTCTATCCCGAAGAAGAAAAGAACGATCCAGAGTTTGCGAAAAAACTCGCGGCGTTCGGCGATGTGTACGTGAACGACGCGTTCGGCTCGGCGCACCGCGCGCACGCGAGCACGGAGGGCGTGACGAAATCCTTGCCCGGCGTCGCGGGGTTCTTGATGGAAAAGGAACTCGCCTACCTGGGCAAGGCGCTCGCGAATCCGGCAAAACCGTTCGTCGCGATACTCGGCGGTGCGAAGGTGAGCGACAAGATCAAGGTCATCGAAAATCTATTGCCCAAGGTGGACTCGCTCTTGATCGGCGGCGGCATGGCGAACACGTTCCTCGCGGCGAAGGGATTGAACCTGGGTCAATCGCTCGTCGAAGCGGACAAACTCGACACGGCAAGAGCGTTGATCGAAAAAGGCGGAACGAAAATCGTTTTGCCGGTGGACGGGGTGATCGCGGACAAGTTCGACAAGGACGCCGCGAAGAAGGTCGTGGACGTGAGCGCGGTGCCGAGCGATTGGCGCGTGCTCGATGTCGGACCCAGGACGATTGACGCGTTTGCGAAAATCCTGGGCGATGCGAAAACGGTCGTGTGGAATGGACCGCTCGGCGTGTTCGAGATGCCGGCGTTCGCGAAAGGCACGGTGGAAATTGCGAAACGACTCGCGTCGTCCGGCGCGACGACGATCATCGGCGGCGGCGACAGCGCGGCAGCCGTCGAGCAAGCCGGCGTCGCGGACAAGATGACACACATCTCGACGGGCGGCGGCGCGTCGCTCGAATTTCTCGAAGGGCGCGTGTTGCCCGGTGTCGCGGCGTTGCAAGATAAATAG
- a CDS encoding Uma2 family endonuclease: protein MITQTQLITAEELERIPQNDAHVELVKGAIVKMPPAGHEHGEVALAIGSLIRDFVRRNKLGKTYGAETGFILSRNPDTVRAPDAAFVSTARAAQQTRRTGFFDGAPDLAVEVVSPEDTVGEIDAKVIEYLEAGVRLVWILHPRTRTITVYRSLDDVRVLTANDSLDGGNVLPDFTVSVKEIFEG from the coding sequence GTGATTACGCAAACTCAATTGATAACGGCGGAAGAACTGGAACGCATCCCGCAAAACGACGCGCACGTCGAACTGGTGAAAGGAGCAATCGTCAAGATGCCACCAGCAGGACATGAACATGGGGAAGTCGCACTTGCCATTGGTTCGCTCATTCGTGATTTTGTCAGACGCAACAAACTTGGCAAAACGTACGGCGCAGAGACCGGCTTTATTCTTTCGCGTAACCCAGACACTGTTCGTGCGCCCGATGCCGCGTTCGTGTCTACCGCGCGCGCGGCACAACAAACGCGGCGCACAGGTTTTTTCGACGGCGCTCCGGATTTAGCAGTCGAAGTGGTCTCACCTGAAGATACGGTTGGCGAAATTGACGCGAAAGTGATCGAGTATTTAGAAGCCGGCGTCAGACTGGTTTGGATACTGCACCCTCGCACGCGCACGATCACGGTCTATCGCTCGCTCGACGATGTGCGCGTGCTGACGGCGAACGATTCGCTCGATGGCGGCAATGTTTTGCCAGATTTCACGGTCTCAGTAAAAGAGATTTTTGAAGGATGA
- a CDS encoding GNAT family N-acetyltransferase, whose amino-acid sequence MSVSQIRLARLDDADGIARVHVDTWRTTYAGIVPEEHLANLSYTQRAERWRSILEQPGNSFIFVAETGAGKIIGFATGMPERENDSVYKSELGAVYVLQAYQGQGIGRQLVEKVVKRLRHDRFNTMLVWVLAENPSRHFYAALGGKPVREKPIVIAGKELVEVAYGWDDLAALDKLLDEKTKRAKLT is encoded by the coding sequence ATGAGCGTTTCGCAGATTCGTCTCGCGCGCCTTGATGATGCCGACGGCATCGCGCGCGTTCACGTTGACACATGGCGCACGACGTATGCCGGTATCGTGCCCGAGGAGCACCTGGCAAACTTGTCATACACGCAACGCGCGGAGCGATGGCGTAGCATCTTGGAACAGCCCGGCAATTCATTCATCTTCGTCGCCGAAACCGGTGCCGGCAAAATCATCGGGTTTGCGACCGGGATGCCCGAACGCGAAAACGATTCGGTCTACAAAAGCGAGTTGGGCGCAGTCTATGTGCTCCAAGCGTACCAAGGTCAAGGGATTGGACGACAACTCGTCGAAAAAGTTGTCAAACGATTACGTCACGACAGATTCAACACGATGCTCGTCTGGGTGCTCGCCGAAAATCCGTCGCGTCACTTTTACGCCGCGCTCGGCGGCAAGCCCGTGCGCGAGAAACCGATTGTGATCGCCGGCAAAGAATTGGTCGAGGTTGCGTACGGCTGGGATGATCTCGCCGCGCTTGATAAACTCTTGGACGAAAAAACCAAGCGCGCAAAACTCACGTGA
- a CDS encoding pyridoxamine 5'-phosphate oxidase family protein, producing MANVKASRPFIEGYGVPKSEEGMLSWSHVQERMTSALNYWVCTANASGQPHATPVWGVWIDDAFYFDGSPKTRRARDLVVNAQVSVHLEDGMNVVILEGEAREAGKPDSALAVRVANGYKNKYAKMGYAPEPTQWDNGGLYVMRPHLAFAWTKFPDDMTRWKLGE from the coding sequence GTGGCGAACGTGAAAGCGAGTCGTCCGTTCATTGAAGGATACGGCGTACCAAAAAGCGAAGAGGGAATGCTGTCATGGAGTCATGTGCAAGAACGCATGACGAGCGCGCTCAACTACTGGGTCTGCACCGCGAACGCGAGCGGTCAACCGCACGCGACGCCGGTGTGGGGTGTGTGGATTGACGATGCGTTCTACTTTGACGGCAGTCCGAAAACGCGCCGCGCGCGCGATCTCGTCGTGAACGCCCAAGTGTCGGTGCATCTCGAAGACGGAATGAACGTGGTGATTCTCGAAGGTGAGGCGCGCGAGGCAGGCAAACCGGATTCGGCGCTGGCTGTGCGCGTGGCGAATGGATACAAGAACAAGTACGCGAAGATGGGTTATGCGCCAGAGCCGACCCAGTGGGACAACGGTGGCTTGTACGTGATGCGTCCGCATCTCGCGTTTGCATGGACGAAATTTCCGGATGATATGACGCGATGGAAACTGGGTGAATAA
- a CDS encoding LCP family protein: MTKSVTTAGCMLRVLAVLLIPLVVCGGLFFGYQTYDMVREAVVLNGLPEIESPPIIKAASQPTAAPAPNIAAGERVNVLLMGTDCRAVDHGLCRTDSMMIASLDPKTLSAGVVSIPRDLYVPIPDFREDRINVAYYYGTLYKFPGGGPGLAKRTVEYNLGRRIHFYVLIDFDGFRRAIDTLGGIDIDVPRVIDDPLYPDENNGYSPLYIPAGRQHMNGELALKYARTRHVDGDYGRMRRQIQVMLAVREKAMRLDMLSKLPTLMQSMGNVVKTDMTAQDVLALAPIARQVKPENIKTGSIDQTMTVQFRANTGANVLWADRAKIGKLMDEVIPQDVSDQTKRVQQEAARIIVLNGTTRPLLAEQTTKYLQAQGLQVISYGNADRTDYSKSVLIDYNGAKTATLDTLTKLLRVTPDNVRQTPSSKSDTEFRVILGADWTLGQ, from the coding sequence TTGACGAAATCTGTTACAACTGCCGGCTGTATGTTGCGCGTGCTGGCTGTGCTACTGATCCCGCTCGTCGTGTGTGGCGGGCTTTTCTTTGGCTATCAAACGTACGACATGGTGCGCGAAGCGGTCGTCCTGAATGGCTTGCCGGAGATCGAGAGTCCACCGATCATCAAAGCCGCATCGCAACCGACTGCCGCGCCCGCGCCGAATATCGCGGCGGGCGAGCGCGTGAATGTGCTATTGATGGGCACGGATTGCCGCGCGGTGGATCACGGTTTGTGTCGCACCGATTCAATGATGATCGCGTCGCTCGATCCCAAAACGTTGAGCGCGGGTGTCGTTTCGATTCCGCGCGATCTCTACGTACCGATTCCGGATTTTCGCGAAGACCGGATCAATGTCGCGTACTATTACGGCACGCTCTACAAATTTCCCGGCGGCGGTCCTGGGCTTGCCAAGCGCACCGTCGAGTATAACCTGGGTCGGCGGATCCATTTTTACGTACTGATTGATTTCGACGGCTTTCGCCGCGCGATTGATACGCTCGGCGGCATTGACATTGATGTTCCCCGGGTGATTGACGATCCGCTCTACCCGGATGAAAACAACGGTTACAGTCCGCTGTACATCCCGGCGGGACGCCAACACATGAACGGCGAGCTGGCGCTCAAGTACGCGCGCACGCGGCACGTGGATGGAGACTATGGACGGATGCGCCGGCAGATTCAGGTGATGCTCGCGGTGCGCGAAAAAGCGATGCGGCTGGATATGCTTTCCAAGCTTCCGACACTGATGCAATCTATGGGAAACGTTGTCAAGACGGACATGACGGCGCAAGATGTGCTCGCCCTTGCGCCGATTGCCCGCCAAGTCAAGCCGGAGAACATCAAGACCGGCTCGATTGATCAAACGATGACGGTGCAGTTTCGCGCGAATACCGGCGCAAATGTGCTGTGGGCGGATCGCGCCAAGATCGGCAAGTTGATGGATGAAGTCATTCCTCAAGATGTTTCCGATCAGACCAAACGGGTGCAACAAGAAGCGGCGCGCATCATCGTGTTGAATGGAACCACGCGTCCGTTGCTTGCCGAACAAACGACCAAGTACCTCCAGGCACAAGGTTTGCAGGTGATCAGTTACGGCAATGCGGATCGGACCGACTATAGCAAATCCGTGCTCATTGATTACAACGGTGCGAAAACGGCGACGCTCGATACGCTAACGAAATTGTTGCGCGTGACGCCGGACAATGTACGCCAGACACCTAGTTCCAAAAGCGATACCGAGTTTCGCGTGATCCTGGGTGCGGATTGGACGTTGGGGCAGTAG